A window of Methanolobus sediminis contains these coding sequences:
- a CDS encoding cysteine hydrolase, producing MTNVRRDSTAFIIVDAQNFVLHEKGIAAKWGVWKIAREKGIVENTVKAIERFRAEKIPIIFVNMELRPQISQALNANLPDIDFWKPIKGLDFTKITREEGEFQGKVIEQFTPHPEDLIVAKHHTMSGFHGTDLDRILRSLHYDTLLFGGAITNLCVEGTVRGAFDRGYNNIVLSDCVASISDEAQNFAMEFVFPKFGRVCTSEELEIL from the coding sequence ATGACAAATGTAAGGAGAGATAGCACTGCATTCATTATCGTGGATGCGCAGAACTTCGTTCTTCATGAGAAAGGAATTGCTGCAAAATGGGGAGTATGGAAAATTGCCCGTGAAAAAGGTATTGTGGAGAACACGGTCAAAGCCATTGAAAGATTCAGGGCAGAAAAGATACCTATAATCTTCGTAAATATGGAGCTGCGACCTCAGATATCACAGGCGCTAAATGCGAACCTGCCTGATATAGATTTTTGGAAACCGATAAAGGGACTGGATTTTACAAAAATAACCCGCGAAGAAGGAGAATTTCAGGGAAAGGTCATCGAACAATTCACACCTCATCCTGAAGATCTCATAGTCGCAAAACACCATACGATGAGTGGTTTTCACGGAACAGACCTTGACAGGATACTCAGGTCTCTACACTATGATACCCTGCTCTTTGGAGGTGCCATTACAAACCTCTGTGTTGAAGGGACTGTAAGGGGAGCTTTTGACAGAGGATATAATAATATTGTCCTGAGCGATTGCGTTGCTTCAATTAGTGACGAGGCACAGAATTTTGCCATGGAATTTGTATTTCCGAAATTTGGCAGGGTTTGCACTTCAGAGGAGCTTGAGATCTTGTGA
- a CDS encoding SDR family oxidoreductase: protein MKMNGNTILITGGATGIGLALAEAFVQAGNKVIICARTEENLKQAKEKLPQLHIRKCDVSKEEDCEALYAWVTANFKDMNVLINNAGIQRMIDFRKGTEDLIRHRMEDGEDEIDANLKSLVYMTALFTPHLMKQKEAAIMNVSSGLVFYPMPAVPIYCATKAAVHTLSILLRQQLEGTSVKVFELIPPMVDTNLDKGARKARGQTYFGITTAELVQPTMKAFESDEYEIRVIDPKLASR, encoded by the coding sequence ATGAAAATGAATGGCAATACAATATTGATCACTGGTGGAGCTACCGGTATTGGATTAGCCCTGGCCGAAGCTTTCGTACAGGCAGGTAATAAGGTCATCATCTGCGCAAGGACCGAAGAGAACCTGAAGCAGGCTAAAGAAAAGCTCCCTCAGCTGCATATAAGAAAGTGCGATGTTTCGAAAGAAGAAGATTGTGAGGCATTATATGCCTGGGTAACTGCTAATTTTAAGGATATGAACGTCTTGATAAATAATGCAGGTATCCAGCGTATGATCGACTTCAGGAAAGGGACTGAAGATCTTATCAGGCATCGTATGGAAGACGGAGAGGACGAGATAGATGCTAACCTCAAGTCTCTTGTGTATATGACTGCACTTTTTACCCCTCATCTGATGAAGCAAAAAGAAGCCGCGATTATGAACGTTTCTTCGGGACTTGTATTTTATCCCATGCCTGCAGTTCCTATTTATTGTGCAACCAAAGCAGCGGTCCACACGCTCAGCATCTTGCTCAGACAACAACTGGAAGGCACTTCAGTCAAAGTATTTGAGTTGATCCCGCCAATGGTAGACACAAACCTCGATAAAGGTGCAAGGAAAGCCAGAGGACAGACATATTTCGGCATCACGACTGCCGAGCTTGTCCAACCTACAATGAAAGCCTTTGAATCAGATGAATACGAGATACGCGTGATCGACCCAAAGCTGGCATCAAGATAA
- a CDS encoding SulP family inorganic anion transporter — translation MKPAKNPGKFLHIPLLQGALPSSPKQIPMEITAGIAFAAFAIPEVMGYTRIAGMPLVTGIYTILLPMLAFAIFGSSRHLVVGADSATAAIIASGLITMAVPESPQYVAYAGMIALIAAILILIAGMLKLGFLADFLSHTVLIGFLSGVGIRISISQLGGMLGIATGLDGTLIHLLSLPSSLLKTLALINVPTLLVSLSVIVVIVLSERIGSKFPGALIAIVGAITASWMFDLSSYGIIILNTIPGGLPHLALPQVTLSDIPKLLNISAACFIIILAQSAATSRAYAMKFSDTFNENSDLIGLGLANAAAGISGTFVVNGSPTKTEMVRSAGGRTQLTQLTTVFIVVIVLMFFTRPFAYLPTAVLSSVVFLIGLRLIDTKGMAALYRQRPVEFNVALITSMTVVVIGVEQGIVISIVLSVIAHLRHSYRPLNLLLVPKQGGAMRTVPLEKGQQAVKGLLIYRFGSNLYFANETRFREEIIALANKDGGLKWFCISATNIEDIDFTSIEALKNVCTQLQQMNITLVLSDVVQPVMNELDRDGITEMIGRDHIFESVQDVLEAYRNLQEE, via the coding sequence ATGAAGCCTGCAAAAAATCCGGGAAAGTTCCTTCACATTCCTCTTTTACAAGGAGCATTACCATCCAGTCCTAAACAAATACCTATGGAAATCACTGCAGGAATCGCATTCGCAGCATTTGCCATTCCTGAAGTTATGGGGTACACCAGGATTGCAGGTATGCCTTTAGTTACCGGAATTTACACAATTCTGCTTCCTATGTTAGCTTTTGCTATTTTCGGTTCATCCCGCCATCTTGTAGTCGGAGCCGATTCTGCAACTGCGGCGATAATAGCGAGCGGACTGATAACAATGGCAGTGCCGGAATCTCCTCAATACGTTGCATATGCCGGGATGATCGCTCTGATTGCAGCAATCTTGATCCTTATTGCAGGCATGCTGAAACTGGGTTTTCTGGCTGATTTCCTTTCTCATACAGTCCTGATAGGATTTCTATCCGGCGTAGGTATCCGTATCTCGATCTCACAGCTTGGTGGGATGTTAGGGATAGCCACTGGATTAGATGGAACGTTAATTCATCTTTTATCTTTACCCTCATCTTTATTAAAAACCCTGGCTCTTATAAACGTTCCCACGCTTTTAGTCTCATTATCTGTAATCGTGGTTATAGTTCTTAGCGAAAGGATTGGGAGTAAATTCCCCGGTGCACTAATAGCAATCGTCGGGGCAATTACTGCAAGCTGGATGTTCGATCTTTCCTCTTACGGGATCATTATTCTTAATACGATACCCGGGGGTTTGCCTCATCTTGCTTTGCCTCAGGTTACACTTTCAGATATTCCAAAGCTTCTTAACATTTCAGCGGCCTGTTTTATTATCATCCTCGCCCAGAGTGCTGCAACGTCCCGGGCTTATGCTATGAAGTTTTCCGACACTTTCAACGAAAACTCAGATCTCATCGGACTTGGCCTTGCCAATGCAGCAGCAGGAATATCAGGTACTTTTGTTGTCAATGGCAGTCCGACAAAAACCGAAATGGTCAGAAGTGCCGGAGGGCGTACCCAGCTTACCCAGCTCACAACTGTCTTTATTGTTGTGATAGTTCTGATGTTCTTTACCAGGCCATTCGCCTATTTGCCCACTGCCGTACTTTCATCGGTGGTATTTCTCATTGGTCTGCGACTTATTGATACAAAAGGAATGGCTGCTCTTTACAGACAGCGTCCTGTCGAATTCAACGTTGCCCTGATAACATCTATGACAGTTGTAGTTATAGGTGTTGAGCAGGGAATTGTGATATCTATAGTACTCTCGGTTATTGCTCACCTGCGCCACAGTTACCGACCACTTAACCTGCTGCTTGTTCCAAAACAGGGAGGAGCCATGAGGACAGTTCCACTCGAAAAAGGGCAGCAAGCTGTTAAGGGCCTGTTGATATACCGTTTTGGCTCAAACCTTTACTTTGCTAACGAAACCCGTTTCAGAGAAGAAATAATTGCACTTGCCAACAAAGATGGGGGACTTAAATGGTTTTGTATTTCTGCAACGAACATCGAAGATATCGATTTCACTTCTATAGAGGCGCTTAAAAATGTATGCACCCAGTTGCAACAAATGAATATCACTCTTGTATTAAGTGATGTGGTGCAGCCTGTTATGAATGAGCTTGACAGGGACGGTATAACTGAAATGATCGGCAGGGACCATATCTTCGAGTCAGTCCAGGATGTCCTGGAAGCTTACAGGAACTTGCAAGAAGAATGA
- a CDS encoding class I SAM-dependent methyltransferase — protein MDDNQVSNTSLWTAYMRAHHCIHATDKIFDDFLANDLVPKDVQEQIKQQIIPEVFVPATNNIVTRSRYTEDILEEAIRQGVTQYVILGAGMDTFALRRQDLMEKLNVFEIDHPATQEFKLQRYAELGWKNPENLHLVPIDFTKQNLETELTNLSSYDPEAKTFFSWLGVINYLTQDEVETTLRFIANISSSGSTLVFDYMDLNEINLEKKSQQLQKSTEYLEKIDEPRKTGGFNPLVLEENLACLGFDLVENLSPSDIESRYLKECTDQHVLKHINFAHSVTK, from the coding sequence ATGGACGATAACCAGGTTAGTAATACTTCACTATGGACAGCTTACATGCGTGCCCATCACTGCATACATGCTACCGACAAAATATTTGATGATTTTTTAGCCAATGATCTGGTACCCAAAGACGTGCAAGAACAGATCAAGCAGCAGATTATCCCGGAGGTTTTTGTACCGGCAACAAATAATATTGTCACCCGTTCACGATACACCGAAGATATCCTGGAGGAAGCTATCAGACAGGGAGTTACTCAATATGTAATTCTTGGCGCAGGGATGGACACATTTGCACTTCGACGACAGGATTTAATGGAAAAATTAAACGTTTTCGAAATTGACCATCCTGCAACACAGGAATTTAAACTTCAAAGATATGCAGAGTTGGGGTGGAAAAATCCAGAAAATCTACATTTAGTTCCAATTGATTTCACCAAGCAAAATTTGGAAACTGAACTTACGAACTTGTCATCTTACGATCCTGAAGCTAAAACCTTCTTTAGCTGGCTTGGCGTCATTAATTACTTAACCCAGGATGAAGTGGAAACAACACTGCGCTTTATTGCTAACATTAGTTCTTCTGGTAGCACCCTTGTTTTCGATTATATGGATCTTAATGAGATTAACCTTGAGAAGAAGTCTCAACAACTACAAAAATCAACGGAATATCTGGAAAAGATAGATGAGCCAAGAAAAACAGGAGGCTTCAACCCTTTGGTATTAGAGGAAAATCTCGCATGTTTAGGATTTGACCTTGTGGAAAACTTAAGCCCATCAGATATCGAAAGCCGTTACTTAAAAGAATGCACAGACCAACATGTGCTTAAGCATATAAACTTTGCACATTCAGTAACAAAATGA
- a CDS encoding DUF7139 domain-containing protein → MESKLRYYFGSMVFLSGLILSISAIGFAIMVHLRRTSDPSEIITTYGLLGVGLSFILLGINLMISQRRPYGVHSNWVMIIGFLSSVFGIIYFAMIFSDKWVYPYVSYVSFAYASGICLLSGNAFGNAVLKLIEEHSRQLLEENPLSAYTEEDIEREVEQTLNESFSKTSFSSFNLGIKEETSDFVPGKALKEVAQARIEVEDSIKEVEYLQSTMSGKVKVNDYGIDLTSKMLSATMKQSEEMKNRNLSNKIRNKIDSIRR, encoded by the coding sequence ATGGAATCTAAACTCAGGTACTATTTCGGGTCAATGGTATTCCTGTCTGGCCTCATACTATCCATAAGTGCAATTGGATTTGCTATAATGGTCCATCTCAGGAGAACGTCTGATCCTTCGGAAATAATAACCACTTATGGCCTATTGGGCGTTGGGCTTTCTTTCATCTTATTAGGCATTAACCTGATGATCAGTCAGCGCCGACCTTACGGAGTCCATAGTAACTGGGTAATGATAATCGGTTTTCTATCTTCTGTTTTTGGTATAATCTACTTTGCAATGATCTTTTCGGACAAATGGGTATATCCATATGTTAGCTATGTTTCGTTTGCATATGCTTCTGGTATTTGCCTGCTTTCAGGTAATGCCTTTGGAAATGCAGTACTGAAACTTATCGAAGAACATTCAAGACAACTGCTCGAAGAGAATCCACTTAGCGCATATACCGAGGAGGATATCGAAAGAGAAGTTGAACAGACCCTGAATGAATCCTTTTCTAAAACGAGTTTCTCATCATTTAACTTGGGAATAAAAGAGGAAACATCAGACTTTGTTCCGGGAAAAGCATTGAAGGAAGTGGCACAGGCCAGAATAGAAGTTGAAGATAGTATCAAGGAAGTCGAATATCTACAAAGCACTATGAGTGGAAAGGTCAAAGTGAATGATTATGGTATTGACTTGACAAGCAAAATGCTAAGTGCAACTATGAAACAGAGTGAAGAAATGAAGAATCGAAACTTGTCTAATAAGATAAGAAACAAAATCGACTCTATTAGGAGGTAA
- a CDS encoding c-type cytochrome has product MPGYNQPGGMMGQGYYGEGGMMGAGYYSENGTMGSGYIYPYGVDLKTNFTSNGEMIYYTGYNESGQKIAFTYGPNWLYVHGGSCVNCHGVDGKGGVPVMMAYTIPADITYSTLTTGDEVFTDEDIKAAIRDGVDPEGEQIDLVMPRWQMSDADLNDILEYLKVI; this is encoded by the coding sequence ATGCCAGGCTATAATCAGCCAGGAGGTATGATGGGACAGGGATATTATGGTGAAGGCGGAATGATGGGGGCCGGTTATTATTCAGAGAATGGCACGATGGGGTCTGGTTATATCTATCCTTATGGTGTGGACCTGAAAACAAATTTCACTTCAAATGGTGAAATGATCTACTACACGGGTTACAATGAAAGCGGACAGAAAATCGCTTTTACCTATGGACCTAACTGGCTTTACGTACATGGTGGAAGTTGTGTCAACTGTCATGGAGTTGATGGTAAAGGTGGTGTACCGGTCATGATGGCCTATACGATACCAGCTGACATTACTTATAGTACCCTGACCACCGGAGATGAAGTCTTTACCGATGAGGATATCAAGGCGGCAATAAGGGATGGTGTCGACCCTGAAGGAGAACAAATTGATCTGGTAATGCCAAGATGGCAGATGTCTGATGCTGATCTTAATGATATTCTCGAGTATCTGAAAGTAATATAA
- a CDS encoding FKBP-type peptidyl-prolyl cis-trans isomerase: MKNILFIILICSLLISGCTESDDIKKVEKGDFVSVNYTGTLDDGTVFDTSMEEVARKEGIYNSGRHYEPLSFVAGEEQAIKGFDDAVIGMEVGDVKTVVIPPENVYGVYCPALLISVPVEDFHSANITPVIGQKVTTQNQVGFIVNITDKNVTIDCNAQLAGKTLTFTIEMVSIEKA; encoded by the coding sequence ATGAAGAATATCTTATTCATAATATTGATTTGTTCATTGCTTATCAGTGGGTGCACTGAGTCTGACGATATTAAAAAAGTAGAAAAAGGGGACTTTGTTTCTGTTAATTATACGGGAACTCTGGATGACGGTACTGTATTTGACACTTCCATGGAGGAAGTTGCAAGAAAAGAAGGAATTTACAATTCTGGCAGGCACTATGAACCTTTGTCTTTTGTAGCCGGGGAGGAACAAGCGATCAAAGGTTTTGATGATGCAGTAATCGGTATGGAGGTCGGTGATGTTAAAACAGTGGTCATCCCTCCAGAAAATGTATATGGTGTCTATTGTCCGGCGCTTCTGATATCTGTACCTGTAGAAGATTTTCACTCAGCGAATATCACTCCGGTCATTGGTCAGAAAGTGACCACTCAGAATCAGGTAGGCTTTATAGTTAACATCACCGACAAAAATGTTACTATTGACTGTAATGCCCAGTTGGCAGGTAAGACCTTGACGTTCACAATAGAAATGGTCTCAATAGAGAAAGCCTGA
- a CDS encoding YkgJ family cysteine cluster protein → MEISTAVKKAIRYSVVQNILKHYQCPDTCGAHCCSKGQIHFFEDEVKVLTVLDQEKAKNITNDGLSAGLYQMNAPCSFLNTSGRCDAYNSRPTVCGMYPFKVNTSGTTLGLQPCPIGFLIIRDFAEWIIDTFSKSGVSDEEKTRIKEEWQKNVDSYEAELVDFHFKPVLKEMQIPFDELEMLSMFLSSKKAKNS, encoded by the coding sequence ATGGAAATAAGCACAGCTGTAAAAAAAGCAATTCGCTATAGCGTAGTTCAGAATATTCTGAAGCATTATCAATGCCCTGATACATGCGGAGCACATTGTTGCAGCAAGGGGCAAATTCACTTTTTCGAGGATGAAGTCAAAGTCCTGACAGTTTTGGATCAGGAAAAGGCTAAGAATATCACAAACGATGGTCTGTCCGCAGGACTTTACCAGATGAATGCACCCTGTTCTTTTCTCAATACAAGCGGCAGATGTGATGCATACAACAGTAGACCTACCGTTTGTGGTATGTATCCATTCAAGGTCAACACATCCGGCACTACCCTTGGTCTGCAGCCCTGTCCGATTGGATTTTTGATAATCCGGGATTTTGCAGAATGGATAATTGACACCTTTTCAAAATCAGGAGTCTCTGATGAAGAAAAAACCAGGATAAAAGAAGAATGGCAAAAAAATGTAGATTCATATGAAGCAGAACTTGTAGACTTCCACTTTAAACCGGTTCTTAAAGAGATGCAGATACCTTTTGATGAACTTGAAATGCTTTCAATGTTCCTGTCTTCAAAAAAAGCTAAGAATAGCTAA
- a CDS encoding YkgJ family cysteine cluster protein, translated as MPISETYEIVEVILSHYSCPSSCNAFCCKIADINLDENDLERLKQASEYKAYMVKSCNEDGKQHKICPPCPFLILDRCSVYDKRPAICRLFPFNICDLPDALLLFPCDMGASIFEDYVIYSNIILKQPISASTIESFAQSHCSFRTKLNEGLYIPMLILKINKLVAFKEYLESGLGFKGNPEIPV; from the coding sequence TTGCCTATTTCTGAAACTTATGAGATTGTTGAGGTAATCCTCTCGCATTATTCTTGTCCGTCCAGCTGTAATGCTTTTTGCTGTAAAATAGCAGATATTAATCTGGATGAAAATGATCTGGAACGGTTAAAACAGGCATCTGAATATAAAGCCTATATGGTCAAGTCTTGTAATGAAGATGGAAAACAGCATAAGATATGTCCTCCATGTCCTTTTCTAATATTAGACCGATGCAGTGTATATGATAAAAGGCCAGCTATATGCCGATTGTTTCCATTCAACATCTGTGATCTTCCAGACGCATTGCTATTGTTCCCATGTGACATGGGGGCAAGTATATTCGAAGATTATGTGATATATTCTAATATAATCCTTAAGCAACCAATCTCAGCATCAACAATTGAGTCTTTTGCACAGTCACATTGTTCTTTCAGAACAAAATTAAATGAAGGGCTATATATTCCAATGCTTATCCTCAAAATCAACAAACTTGTAGCGTTTAAAGAATATCTGGAATCAGGACTCGGATTTAAGGGAAACCCGGAAATCCCAGTTTAA
- a CDS encoding (2Fe-2S) ferredoxin domain-containing protein, giving the protein MQKPETHIFVCASTRLNGMVKGACENKKSHNLVGMFAEEVMDRDLEGEVMVTATGCVGLCEKGPIVMIYPQQIWYGEVTEGDIEEILDAVEEGGVVDRLLID; this is encoded by the coding sequence ATGCAAAAACCAGAAACTCATATATTCGTTTGCGCAAGCACAAGACTAAATGGAATGGTAAAGGGCGCTTGTGAGAACAAAAAGTCACACAACCTTGTAGGAATGTTTGCTGAAGAAGTAATGGACAGAGACCTTGAAGGTGAAGTGATGGTTACTGCAACCGGATGTGTAGGTCTTTGCGAGAAGGGACCAATAGTCATGATCTACCCACAGCAGATCTGGTATGGCGAGGTTACAGAAGGTGACATCGAGGAGATCCTTGATGCAGTAGAAGAAGGTGGAGTCGTAGACCGACTGCTCATTGATTAA
- a CDS encoding saccharopine dehydrogenase NADP-binding domain-containing protein, which translates to MKPKFSKKVLIIGYGSVSQCTLPLLLDKLDVPLENITLIDFEDKSKALKKYTNQGLTFVREKITPENLTQVLSRHMDNDGLIIDLSWNIDAIDIITWCHEHNVLYVNTSVEVWDPTEDFLNRSLLEKSLYLRQMKLRELSRDWKDAPTAVVDHGANPGLITHFVKQGLLDIAERTCADKKVSPEDEEEIRQLAEKRDFAHLAHKLGVRVIHCSERDTQVANRAKEVDEFVGTWSIEGLREEGTAPVEIAWGTHENKMPPLAQVPDFGPQNVIFMPQMGMNTWVRSWIPGEEIVGMVIRHGESYGLSKLLTVWDEDKAAFRPTIHYAYMPCHDTLSSLFELRGRNYELQSKLRIMTNEIVSGEDILGALLMGHSYNSWWTGSALSIDDTRSLAPGQNATTLQVAAGVVAAVLWMLENPKEGIRTPEDLPHDFVLNIALPYLGNFISTPSDWTPLKNRKVFFKENPAVEHDSDPWQFENFQFIG; encoded by the coding sequence ATGAAACCCAAATTCTCAAAGAAGGTTCTCATCATCGGTTATGGTTCAGTTTCACAGTGTACCCTGCCGCTTTTACTGGACAAACTCGATGTTCCGTTAGAAAACATTACGTTAATAGATTTTGAAGACAAATCAAAAGCCCTGAAGAAATATACCAATCAGGGATTAACATTTGTCCGTGAAAAGATCACACCGGAAAACCTGACTCAGGTCTTATCCAGACACATGGATAATGATGGCCTGATAATAGACCTTTCATGGAATATTGATGCCATAGACATCATTACGTGGTGTCATGAACATAACGTGTTATACGTAAACACATCTGTAGAAGTATGGGACCCTACTGAGGATTTCCTTAATAGAAGCCTGCTGGAAAAATCCCTTTATTTACGCCAGATGAAATTACGTGAGCTTTCCCGTGACTGGAAGGACGCACCTACTGCTGTTGTAGACCACGGTGCAAATCCAGGTCTTATTACTCACTTTGTTAAGCAGGGTCTGCTGGATATTGCAGAACGCACCTGTGCTGATAAAAAAGTATCTCCTGAAGATGAAGAAGAGATCAGACAACTTGCTGAGAAAAGAGATTTTGCTCACCTTGCCCACAAACTTGGTGTCAGGGTTATTCACTGCAGTGAACGCGACACTCAGGTTGCTAACCGCGCAAAGGAAGTCGATGAGTTTGTAGGTACATGGAGCATAGAAGGACTTAGAGAAGAAGGAACAGCTCCTGTAGAAATTGCCTGGGGTACACACGAGAATAAGATGCCTCCATTGGCTCAGGTTCCGGACTTTGGCCCACAAAATGTTATTTTCATGCCACAGATGGGTATGAACACCTGGGTAAGATCATGGATACCCGGTGAAGAGATTGTTGGTATGGTTATCCGTCATGGAGAATCATACGGTCTTTCTAAACTACTGACGGTATGGGATGAAGATAAAGCTGCATTCAGACCAACTATTCATTACGCTTACATGCCATGTCATGATACGCTTTCATCTCTCTTTGAGTTGCGTGGCCGCAACTATGAGCTCCAGTCAAAGCTCAGAATAATGACAAATGAGATCGTTTCCGGTGAAGATATATTGGGTGCGCTTCTGATGGGTCATTCTTATAATTCATGGTGGACCGGAAGTGCATTGAGTATCGATGACACAAGGTCTCTTGCACCAGGTCAGAATGCTACAACTCTTCAGGTGGCTGCTGGTGTAGTAGCTGCCGTACTCTGGATGCTTGAGAATCCAAAAGAAGGAATCAGGACACCAGAAGATCTTCCACATGATTTTGTCCTGAATATTGCCCTGCCATATCTTGGTAATTTCATATCCACTCCATCAGACTGGACTCCACTTAAGAACCGTAAGGTATTCTTTAAGGAGAATCCAGCAGTGGAGCATGATTCTGATCCATGGCAATTTGAGAACTTCCAGTTTATTGGATGA